One region of Syntrophales bacterium genomic DNA includes:
- a CDS encoding MoaD/ThiS family protein, which produces MRVQTKLFATLRHYAPGASVGRPFEVDLAEGATVADLIRQLDVPAEEVKMVYVNARARPVDWPLEAGSEVGIFPLIGGG; this is translated from the coding sequence ATGCGCGTTCAAACGAAACTTTTTGCCACCTTGCGCCATTACGCTCCCGGCGCGTCGGTCGGACGTCCCTTTGAAGTTGACCTGGCGGAGGGAGCTACCGTAGCGGATTTGATCCGTCAGTTGGACGTGCCTGCTGAAGAAGTGAAGATGGTTTACGTCAATGCCCGCGCCCGGCCTGTGGATTGGCCTCTGGAAGCCGGCAGTGAAGTCGGGATCTTTCCGCTGATTGGAGGGGGATAG
- a CDS encoding NADH-quinone oxidoreductase subunit M, translating into MNMTYPLLSVLIFLPLAGAIVVMLLPRNNPALTKGLTLVWTIIEFALSLPLFFSFDETTAGMQFTENISWFPELGISYNLGIDGFSMLLVMLTTFLTVICVLSSWDAIKDKVKEYYFAFLILETALVGALCALDLVLFYIFWELMLVPMYLLIGVWGGPRRIYAAVKFFLYTMAGSVLMLLAIMALYFHYGAESGSYTFNLLELYKANIPLAKQYWLFAAFALSFAIKVPMFPFHTWLPDAHTEAPTAGSVILAGVMLKMGTYGFLRFAIPLFPQAAFAAAPILSILALIGIVYGAIMCIMQSDLKRLIAYSSVSHLGYVMLGLFAFNMQGLEGGMYQMLNHGISTGGLFLAVGMIYERRHTRMIAEFGGLAKTMPIFAVFFLIITLSSIALPGTNGFVGEFLILLGTFRSNVSFGVIATTGVVLGAVYMLWMFQRVMYGEIKKEENRKLKDINKREITILVLIVFFIFFMGIYSQPFFKKMDVSATNYLQYIHAKADAPAISVKAQ; encoded by the coding sequence ATGAACATGACATATCCCCTTTTGAGCGTACTCATTTTTCTCCCACTGGCCGGGGCCATCGTCGTAATGCTGCTGCCGCGAAACAACCCCGCGCTGACAAAGGGATTGACGCTTGTCTGGACGATCATCGAATTTGCGCTTTCTCTGCCGCTCTTTTTCAGTTTTGACGAAACGACCGCCGGAATGCAGTTCACGGAAAACATCTCCTGGTTTCCGGAGCTCGGCATCAGCTATAATCTGGGAATCGATGGTTTCAGCATGCTGCTGGTGATGCTCACCACCTTCCTGACGGTGATTTGCGTACTGTCATCCTGGGATGCCATCAAAGACAAGGTAAAGGAATACTACTTCGCCTTTTTGATTTTGGAAACGGCGCTGGTCGGGGCGCTCTGCGCGCTTGATCTCGTGCTTTTCTACATATTCTGGGAACTGATGCTGGTGCCGATGTATCTGCTGATCGGCGTCTGGGGCGGGCCTCGCCGGATCTACGCGGCGGTAAAGTTCTTCCTCTACACGATGGCGGGCAGCGTGCTGATGCTGCTGGCGATCATGGCCCTCTATTTCCATTACGGCGCCGAGTCCGGTTCCTACACCTTCAACCTGCTTGAACTCTACAAGGCGAATATCCCGCTTGCGAAACAGTACTGGCTCTTTGCCGCCTTCGCCCTTTCCTTTGCGATCAAGGTGCCGATGTTCCCGTTTCACACCTGGCTGCCGGACGCTCATACCGAGGCGCCGACCGCGGGCAGCGTTATCCTGGCCGGGGTCATGCTGAAGATGGGGACGTACGGATTTCTGAGATTCGCCATTCCGCTGTTCCCGCAGGCAGCCTTCGCCGCGGCGCCGATCCTCTCCATCCTTGCCCTCATCGGGATTGTCTATGGGGCGATCATGTGCATCATGCAGAGCGACTTAAAAAGGCTCATCGCCTATTCCTCGGTCAGCCATCTTGGCTACGTGATGCTTGGCCTCTTTGCCTTCAACATGCAGGGCCTGGAGGGCGGCATGTACCAGATGCTGAACCACGGGATCAGCACCGGCGGCCTCTTCCTCGCGGTAGGCATGATCTATGAAAGAAGACATACGCGGATGATCGCCGAGTTCGGCGGACTCGCCAAAACCATGCCGATATTTGCCGTATTCTTCCTGATCATCACCTTGTCCTCGATCGCCCTGCCGGGCACCAACGGCTTTGTCGGCGAGTTTCTCATCTTGCTGGGAACCTTTCGCAGCAACGTGAGCTTCGGCGTTATCGCAACTACCGGGGTTGTTCTCGGCGCCGTGTATATGCTCTGGATGTTTCAGCGCGTCATGTACGGGGAGATAAAGAAAGAGGAAAATCGGAAATTAAAGGATATCAACAAGCGGGAAATAACCATTCTCGTGCTGATAGTTTTTTTCATCTTCTTCATGGGTATTTACTCCCAGCCGTTTTTCAAGAAGATGGACGTCTCGGCGACTAATTATCTTCAGTATATTCATGCCAAAGCCGATGCTCCCGCCATATCGGTAAAGGCTCAGTAA
- the nuoH gene encoding NADH-quinone oxidoreductase subunit NuoH gives MEPYYYTLESLIKIVVVVTILMLCVAYLTLIERKFLGYLQVRLGPNRVGPWGLLQPIADGIKSFVKEDIIPTNADKTVYVLAPMITFVTALSMFAVIPFGDSFTIWGREVKLVIADIDIGLLYIFALGTLGEYGIVLGGWASNNKYAVLGSLRAAAQMISYEVALGLILIGTIILAGSLRLTQIVEAQRDGWFILYQPFAFLLYVVAALAEINRTPFDMPESESELACGFNVEYSSMKFALFMIAEYAHLVTVAALTITLFFGGWLGPFLPGPVWFIGKTFAMVFIFIWIRGTFPRMRYDHIMKLGWKFLFPAALANVVVTALIVALR, from the coding sequence ATGGAACCTTACTACTACACCCTCGAATCTCTGATAAAAATCGTGGTGGTCGTGACCATCCTCATGCTGTGCGTCGCCTACCTGACCTTGATCGAACGCAAGTTCCTCGGTTACCTTCAGGTCAGGCTCGGCCCCAACCGGGTAGGCCCCTGGGGGCTGCTGCAGCCGATCGCGGACGGGATAAAATCCTTTGTCAAAGAGGACATTATTCCCACAAATGCCGACAAGACGGTTTATGTGCTCGCCCCGATGATCACGTTCGTCACAGCCCTTTCGATGTTCGCCGTCATCCCTTTCGGCGACAGCTTCACCATTTGGGGCCGCGAAGTTAAACTGGTCATTGCCGACATTGACATCGGCCTTCTCTACATCTTCGCGCTGGGCACCCTGGGAGAGTACGGCATTGTCCTCGGCGGCTGGGCTTCAAACAACAAGTACGCCGTATTGGGCTCGCTCCGGGCTGCGGCGCAGATGATTAGCTACGAGGTGGCCTTGGGGCTCATCCTCATCGGCACGATCATCCTTGCCGGTTCGTTGCGCCTGACGCAGATTGTCGAAGCGCAGAGAGATGGCTGGTTCATTCTCTACCAGCCGTTTGCGTTTCTGCTCTATGTTGTCGCGGCGCTGGCCGAGATCAACCGCACGCCGTTTGACATGCCGGAATCAGAAAGCGAGCTTGCCTGCGGCTTCAACGTCGAGTACAGCTCGATGAAATTCGCCCTGTTCATGATCGCCGAATACGCGCATCTGGTCACGGTTGCCGCCCTGACGATTACCCTCTTCTTTGGCGGCTGGCTCGGCCCTTTCCTGCCGGGCCCGGTATGGTTCATCGGAAAAACATTTGCGATGGTGTTTATCTTCATCTGGATCAGGGGCACCTTCCCGCGTATGAGGTATGACCATATCATGAAGCTGGGCTGGAAGTTCCTTTTCCCGGCGGCGCTCGCCAATGTCGTTGTCACCGCTTTAATTGTAGCGCTTAGATAG
- the nuoI gene encoding NADH-quinone oxidoreductase subunit NuoI has protein sequence MIIPLLKGLKLTLKVFFSKPVTIRYPEEKRAVSPRWRGMHYFEKNDQGETACVACGLCVAVCPSHCIKLEIKEREDGTRYPGSYDIDALRCVFCGFCQEACPVNAIRLGGDYEFIHYSRADFKLTKESLLSAKRIG, from the coding sequence ATGATAATTCCGCTGCTGAAAGGTCTCAAGTTAACGTTAAAGGTCTTTTTCTCGAAGCCGGTGACGATCCGCTACCCGGAAGAGAAAAGGGCTGTCTCGCCACGCTGGCGGGGCATGCACTATTTCGAAAAGAATGATCAGGGAGAAACGGCGTGCGTCGCCTGCGGCCTGTGCGTCGCCGTCTGCCCTTCTCACTGCATCAAGCTGGAAATCAAGGAGCGGGAGGATGGCACGCGCTACCCGGGGAGCTATGATATTGACGCCCTGCGGTGCGTCTTTTGCGGATTCTGCCAGGAGGCGTGTCCGGTAAACGCGATCAGACTGGGCGGGGATTATGAATTCATACACTATTCACGGGCTGATTTTAAACTGACGAAAGAGAGCCTGCTTTCCGCAAAAAGGATAGGATGA
- the nuoK gene encoding NADH-quinone oxidoreductase subunit NuoK, whose translation MLQEIPASYCYILSAIVFVIGAIGAITRKNAIVIFMSIELMLNAVNLVFISSGNAFSSMDGSVFVFFVMTVAAVEAAVGLAIFVMLFRIRGAVNADEASLLKG comes from the coding sequence ATGTTGCAGGAAATTCCAGCAAGTTACTGTTACATCTTAAGCGCCATCGTCTTTGTAATCGGGGCAATCGGCGCCATTACCCGCAAAAACGCGATCGTCATTTTCATGTCGATAGAGCTGATGCTGAACGCCGTCAACCTGGTTTTCATCTCCTCCGGCAACGCCTTTTCCTCAATGGACGGCTCGGTGTTTGTTTTTTTCGTGATGACGGTAGCTGCCGTCGAGGCAGCGGTTGGTCTGGCCATTTTTGTAATGCTCTTCCGGATCAGGGGCGCCGTCAATGCTGATGAGGCAAGCCTCCTGAAGGGCTGA
- a CDS encoding MoaD/ThiS family protein, with protein MSDVAIDAWLYGALALYGGQSGEGRSYANLQVRLPAGSTVNDLMARLKMPTEERGITFINGKLSAMPGLQPDLSHVLCDGDRVAFFDPRSMWPFQYRNGVPMVGEMADAMQASQDHGLHHTYKA; from the coding sequence GTGTCGGATGTTGCAATAGATGCCTGGCTCTATGGCGCTTTGGCGCTTTACGGCGGCCAGTCGGGCGAGGGGAGGAGCTACGCCAACCTGCAGGTGCGCCTGCCGGCGGGAAGCACAGTTAATGATTTAATGGCCCGCCTGAAAATGCCGACGGAGGAGCGGGGGATTACGTTCATCAATGGCAAGTTGAGCGCCATGCCCGGTCTGCAGCCGGATTTGAGTCACGTTTTGTGCGACGGCGACCGTGTGGCCTTTTTTGATCCCCGGAGCATGTGGCCGTTCCAATACCGGAATGGTGTGCCCATGGTCGGCGAGATGGCCGACGCGATGCAGGCAAGCCAAGACCATGGCTTACATCACACTTATAAAGCCTGA
- a CDS encoding tungsten cofactor oxidoreductase radical SAM maturase has translation MPKIITDSKGRLALPEDFVKRRRLAAHREYWLDEREGELIFRPRLPDARKLYIEPTTRCNLHCRTCIRNVWSDPEAEMSMETFRRLVEGLEVLPNLTRVDFTGLGEPLSHPNIMEMIEAMRRRGLAVSVGSNGLLLNQEKARELVRLGVDRLIVSVDGVRPETYAGIRGALLFDVIGNIRGLNEVKRELGSLFPALGIEFVVLKSNAAELSEFTGLAARLNAASVLVSNVLAYTEEMREEILYGYDPRSPFRAGGWPVKGDNWVMLGALGLPRMHWGAERRCRFVADNALVVGWDGGVAPCYVLSHNYSYFAIDGRKKLVSRYLLGNVNQQSLSEIWMAEDYVRFRGEVRGFHFPACPNCDLRASCDLRERNEGCWGWNPSCADCLWAQDIVRCS, from the coding sequence ATGCCCAAAATTATAACCGATAGTAAGGGCCGGTTGGCTCTGCCCGAAGATTTTGTCAAACGCCGCCGCCTTGCCGCCCACCGGGAATACTGGCTGGACGAGCGTGAAGGAGAGCTCATTTTTCGCCCCCGCCTTCCCGACGCGCGCAAGCTGTACATCGAGCCGACAACCCGCTGCAATCTCCATTGCCGCACCTGCATCCGCAATGTCTGGAGCGACCCCGAGGCCGAGATGTCCATGGAGACGTTCCGGCGCCTGGTAGAAGGCCTGGAGGTTTTGCCCAACCTGACCCGCGTCGATTTTACCGGTTTGGGCGAACCTCTGTCGCATCCCAACATCATGGAAATGATTGAGGCCATGCGCAGGCGCGGCCTGGCAGTCAGCGTCGGCTCCAATGGTTTGCTGCTCAATCAGGAAAAGGCGCGCGAGCTGGTCAGGCTGGGAGTGGATCGCCTAATTGTGTCCGTTGACGGAGTAAGGCCCGAGACCTACGCCGGCATCCGCGGCGCGCTGCTTTTCGATGTCATAGGCAACATCCGCGGCCTGAATGAAGTTAAACGCGAACTCGGTTCTCTGTTTCCGGCGCTTGGGATAGAGTTTGTCGTTTTGAAAAGCAATGCGGCAGAGCTGTCCGAGTTCACCGGACTGGCGGCGCGGCTGAATGCGGCAAGCGTGCTCGTCAGCAACGTGCTTGCCTATACGGAGGAGATGCGCGAAGAAATCCTCTACGGTTACGATCCGCGTTCCCCCTTCCGGGCAGGCGGCTGGCCGGTCAAGGGCGATAACTGGGTGATGCTGGGGGCTTTGGGGCTGCCGCGCATGCATTGGGGCGCGGAGCGGCGCTGCCGCTTCGTGGCGGATAACGCCCTCGTGGTCGGTTGGGATGGCGGCGTTGCTCCCTGCTATGTCCTGTCCCACAACTATAGCTATTTTGCCATAGACGGTCGGAAAAAACTGGTAAGTCGCTATCTGTTAGGCAATGTCAATCAGCAGTCCCTGTCGGAAATCTGGATGGCTGAGGACTATGTGCGCTTTCGCGGCGAAGTGCGGGGTTTTCATTTTCCCGCTTGCCCCAACTGCGACTTACGGGCAAGCTGCGACCTGCGCGAGCGCAACGAAGGGTGCTGGGGCTGGAATCCGTCTTGCGCCGACTGTCTGTGGGCGCAAGACATTGTCAGATGTTCATGA
- a CDS encoding NADH-quinone oxidoreductase subunit N encodes MVVQIPEMDFGWLIPEIVITVFAIATLLLTLLRKKNGTWLLVEAMPLIGAIIALYYTFQLWNGNLDIFNHLYTIDNFGVFFRGVALSILILVTLLSYRYVDREDIVRGEYYALLLFGTLGMMIMVSSNNFITIFIGLELMSISIYILCGLMGGNAKSMEASLKYFLLGAFATAFLLYGMALIYGTTGMLDIREIAGYLNSGNFMATPTFMAGLALLIVGFGFKTASVPFHMWTPDVYEGAPTSITAYMATGVKAAAFGAFLRVLYTAFHPFLPGWTFMLWILAVATMTLGNLTALRQNDVKRMLAYSSIAHAGYILIAMTIGDRSLSSTVLYYLLVYSFMTIGAFAIVMILGHKGFPNTGIESYAGLAGRHPVIAAAMAVFLLSLAGVPPLAGFMGKFYVLTDAIRSGYYWLAVIGVLNSVVAVYYYLRVIMYMYFKEPEAEIGIPDFSIGSTVAIAISVAAVFYLGIFPRVFLMIAHSSTNIFM; translated from the coding sequence ATGGTTGTACAGATACCTGAAATGGACTTTGGATGGCTCATCCCGGAGATTGTCATCACCGTCTTCGCGATCGCCACGCTCCTTTTGACCCTGTTGCGCAAAAAGAACGGCACCTGGCTTCTGGTCGAGGCCATGCCGCTTATCGGGGCCATCATCGCGCTTTATTACACATTTCAGTTATGGAACGGCAATCTGGACATCTTCAACCATCTCTATACAATCGACAATTTCGGGGTATTCTTCCGGGGAGTTGCCCTTTCCATCCTGATTCTTGTCACCCTGCTATCCTACCGGTACGTTGACCGGGAGGATATTGTCCGGGGGGAGTATTACGCCCTGCTTCTCTTCGGAACGCTCGGAATGATGATCATGGTGTCATCGAACAACTTTATCACCATCTTTATCGGTTTGGAGTTGATGTCAATCTCCATCTATATCCTCTGCGGTCTGATGGGCGGGAACGCCAAATCCATGGAGGCCTCCCTCAAATATTTCCTGCTCGGCGCCTTTGCCACCGCCTTTCTTCTGTACGGCATGGCCCTGATTTACGGGACTACCGGCATGCTTGATATCCGGGAAATCGCCGGATACTTAAACAGCGGCAACTTTATGGCGACGCCCACCTTCATGGCGGGTCTGGCCCTTTTAATTGTCGGCTTCGGCTTCAAAACAGCCTCCGTGCCTTTTCACATGTGGACGCCTGACGTCTATGAGGGGGCGCCGACTTCGATCACCGCCTATATGGCAACCGGCGTCAAGGCCGCCGCGTTCGGCGCGTTTTTGAGGGTTCTGTACACGGCGTTTCATCCCTTTCTGCCAGGATGGACATTTATGTTATGGATCCTCGCCGTCGCCACGATGACCCTGGGAAACCTTACCGCGCTCCGCCAGAACGACGTCAAAAGAATGCTCGCCTATTCGAGCATCGCCCACGCCGGGTACATCCTGATCGCCATGACCATCGGGGACCGCTCCCTTTCCTCCACTGTTCTGTATTATCTGCTCGTCTATAGCTTCATGACAATCGGCGCCTTTGCGATTGTAATGATCCTGGGACACAAGGGCTTTCCGAACACCGGCATCGAATCCTACGCCGGTCTCGCCGGCAGACACCCGGTGATTGCGGCGGCGATGGCGGTCTTTCTCCTCTCCCTGGCGGGCGTTCCCCCGCTGGCCGGCTTCATGGGCAAGTTCTATGTCCTGACCGACGCGATCCGTTCCGGTTATTACTGGCTTGCGGTAATCGGGGTGCTGAACAGCGTGGTTGCCGTCTATTACTACCTGCGGGTCATCATGTACATGTACTTCAAGGAACCGGAAGCGGAGATCGGCATTCCCGATTTTTCCATCGGCTCCACGGTTGCCATCGCCATCAGCGTTGCGGCGGTTTTCTATCTCGGTATTTTCCCGCGCGTGTTTCTGATGATTGCGCACAGCTCGACCAATATTTTTATGTAA
- the nuoL gene encoding NADH-quinone oxidoreductase subunit L: protein MADYIWLIPLFPAIGFIFNGFFGAKMSKGAVSWIACLAVFLSFLTSVAIFIEFLQMPAAARVFEINIYNWISSGELYVPLGFKIDALSLVMSLTVTGVGFLIHVYSIGYMAHDPGIKRFFVELNLFVFMMLVLVTGNNLLMMFVGWEGVGLSSYLLIGFWYQKDSASDAGKKAFIVNRIGDFGFLLGIFLIFLSLGAQGVWTLNFGEIKTNAHLLNGSLVSIITFLFFVGAVGKSAQLPLYVWLPDAMEGPTPVSSLIHAATMVTAGVYMIARLNFLYSMAPDTMMIVAIIGVLTAFFAATIGFAQYDIKKVLAYSTISQLGYMFVAVGVGAYSAGIFHLMTHAFFKGLLFLGAGSIMHAMSGELDMRKMGGLRKKIPVTFWTFFIACLAIAGIPGFSGFFSKDEILWKAFSSPHGHILIWFLAALTAGMTAFYMFRLLFRVFYGESHVPEEIKHHIHESPKVMTVPLMILAFLAIAGGYVGIPHILGGTNLFDQFLAPVLGGGTAHSEAAAASFSLISSAWASGAEAAGEASLEMTLMVASVVTALIGILIAYWLYVSNTKLPEKFTAAFPGLFKVVNNKYYVDELYDFVFVRGILKAGAFLLKVVDIGIIEGIVNGTGNFLQWAGGHLRKFESGVVQQYAFGMILGAIIVVGYIVFAPLF, encoded by the coding sequence ATGGCTGACTACATCTGGCTGATACCACTTTTCCCGGCAATTGGATTCATTTTCAATGGTTTTTTCGGCGCCAAAATGTCCAAGGGCGCAGTTTCCTGGATCGCCTGCCTGGCGGTGTTTCTCTCCTTTCTCACCTCCGTCGCCATCTTTATCGAATTTCTTCAGATGCCCGCGGCAGCGAGGGTATTCGAAATCAATATTTACAACTGGATCTCCTCCGGGGAACTTTACGTACCGCTGGGATTCAAAATTGACGCGCTTTCCCTGGTCATGTCCCTTACAGTCACCGGCGTTGGCTTTCTTATCCACGTTTATTCGATCGGCTACATGGCGCACGATCCCGGCATCAAGCGGTTTTTTGTAGAGCTTAACCTTTTTGTCTTCATGATGCTCGTGCTGGTTACCGGCAACAACCTGCTGATGATGTTTGTCGGCTGGGAGGGGGTCGGGCTCTCTTCATATCTGCTGATCGGCTTCTGGTATCAGAAGGACTCCGCGTCGGATGCCGGGAAAAAGGCCTTTATTGTCAACAGGATCGGAGACTTCGGCTTTCTTTTGGGGATCTTCCTGATTTTTTTGAGCCTCGGCGCACAGGGCGTCTGGACGCTTAATTTCGGAGAAATAAAAACTAACGCCCACCTCCTCAACGGGAGCTTGGTCAGTATAATAACCTTCCTGTTTTTTGTCGGCGCCGTGGGCAAGTCCGCGCAGCTTCCCCTTTATGTCTGGCTCCCGGACGCAATGGAAGGTCCTACGCCGGTTAGCTCCCTCATCCATGCGGCAACGATGGTGACAGCCGGGGTCTATATGATCGCCCGTCTCAATTTTCTCTACAGCATGGCCCCCGACACGATGATGATCGTCGCAATAATCGGCGTTTTGACGGCGTTTTTCGCGGCAACGATCGGCTTTGCGCAGTACGATATCAAGAAGGTGCTTGCCTACTCGACGATCAGTCAGCTCGGCTACATGTTTGTCGCCGTCGGCGTCGGCGCTTATTCCGCCGGCATCTTCCACCTGATGACCCACGCCTTTTTCAAGGGGCTGCTCTTCCTCGGGGCCGGCAGCATCATGCACGCGATGAGCGGCGAGCTGGACATGCGAAAAATGGGCGGACTGAGAAAAAAGATTCCTGTCACCTTCTGGACATTTTTTATCGCCTGCCTGGCGATCGCCGGCATCCCGGGATTTTCCGGCTTTTTCAGCAAGGATGAGATCCTCTGGAAGGCCTTCAGCTCCCCGCACGGCCATATCCTGATCTGGTTTCTGGCCGCGCTTACCGCCGGAATGACGGCTTTTTACATGTTCCGACTCCTCTTCAGGGTTTTCTACGGCGAAAGCCACGTCCCGGAGGAGATCAAGCACCACATTCATGAATCGCCGAAGGTGATGACCGTTCCGCTGATGATCCTGGCCTTTTTGGCCATTGCCGGCGGTTATGTCGGGATACCCCACATCCTCGGAGGGACCAATCTTTTTGACCAATTCCTTGCCCCGGTGCTGGGCGGAGGAACAGCCCATTCGGAAGCGGCGGCAGCCAGCTTTAGTCTCATCAGCAGCGCCTGGGCTTCCGGAGCGGAGGCGGCTGGCGAAGCTTCTCTGGAAATGACCCTCATGGTCGCCTCGGTTGTAACCGCACTGATCGGCATCCTCATCGCCTATTGGCTCTATGTCAGCAATACGAAACTCCCCGAAAAGTTCACGGCGGCGTTTCCGGGCCTCTTTAAGGTTGTCAATAACAAATACTACGTTGACGAACTATACGATTTTGTTTTTGTCCGAGGGATTCTGAAAGCGGGGGCGTTCCTCCTAAAGGTCGTGGATATCGGGATCATCGAAGGAATCGTCAACGGTACGGGAAATTTCCTGCAATGGGCCGGCGGTCATTTGCGTAAGTTTGAATCCGGCGTCGTGCAGCAGTATGCGTTCGGCATGATTCTCGGGGCAATTATCGTCGTCGGCTATATCGTCTTTGCGCCACTTTTTTAA
- a CDS encoding NADH-quinone oxidoreductase subunit J → MMGAISFKLIVFFVAALVVIVSSLLMTTRKNPVHSALWMILTFFAMAVIYLLLNAQFIAVAQVMVYAGAIMMLILFVIMMVSLDNGAQSEQKKISMNFTKKAAWSLAVIILLLELIFGALFYQTTAKIGSYPAEAVTSLGNAKTVGTLLYGQYLFPFEIASILLLVGIIGAVVLSRKSK, encoded by the coding sequence ATGATGGGTGCAATAAGTTTCAAATTGATTGTTTTTTTCGTTGCGGCGCTTGTGGTTATCGTCTCGTCTCTGCTTATGACGACAAGAAAAAATCCCGTCCACAGCGCCCTGTGGATGATCCTGACCTTCTTCGCAATGGCCGTCATTTACCTGCTTCTGAATGCCCAGTTCATCGCGGTGGCGCAGGTTATGGTTTATGCCGGCGCGATCATGATGCTGATCCTCTTTGTCATCATGATGGTCAGCCTCGATAACGGCGCGCAGAGTGAACAGAAAAAAATCTCCATGAACTTCACGAAAAAGGCGGCCTGGTCATTGGCGGTGATAATTCTTCTGCTCGAGCTGATCTTCGGCGCCCTTTTTTATCAGACCACAGCGAAAATCGGCTCTTACCCGGCAGAGGCGGTGACCAGCCTGGGAAACGCAAAAACAGTCGGAACCCTGCTTTACGGTCAGTACCTTTTCCCGTTCGAGATCGCCTCGATTCTTCTACTGGTAGGGATTATCGGGGCCGTTGTTCTTTCCCGGAAAAGCAAATGA